The sequence CAACTTTAGCCAAAAAGCCTTGGTGGTTGCCCCCCTTAGCGAGAGCTTGGGCTTTTTTAAAGTCTAGGCGCAGAATGGGGGCTTTTGCACTCCTTAGTAAGCTAAAGGTTTTGGGGTCTATGTCCTTGGCTAAATAGAGTTCTTGGAGTTTGTCGGGATGGTTTTTAAGCATGTGTAAAACCACTTGTTTGCCAAAAACAACCATTTAACCCTCTAAAATTTGGGCGTAAAGGGCTTTGGGGGCGGTGTTTGTGAGCTGGGCTAAGAGCTTTGCCTTGATTTTAGGGGGCAGGGACATTTGGCTAATTTGCGTGTAAGACAAGCTTAACTCCACCTCCTCTTGGCAGTCTAGCACCAGCACCCACTCGCCTAAGAGCGTCTTAGAGCCCTGCAGGGCTTTTAACTCTGTGGCGACCTTAAGCACAGAGCCTTTAAAGCGTTGTTCGTGTAATTTACTCACCTCTTTTATGGCAAACAAGCTAGAGTGGCTAAAAAGCACGCTTAAATCCCCTAGGGTGTCTAAGAGTCGTCTAGGGCTTTCATAAAGGACAAACACCCCCCCCTGCCCCTTCAATTTCGCCAAACACGCCCGCCGCTCTTGTGTCTTTGGGGGCAAAAAGCCCACGAAGTTAAAGCCCGCACTCTCAAACCCGCTCGCACTATAAGCCCCCACGCACGCACTCGCCCCGGGCAAGACTTCGTAAGCAATGCCATTTTCTTGGGCGAAGGCGACTAATTTAGCCCCTGGGTCGCTCACACAGGGCATGCCCGCATCGCTGATAAACACGACTTCTTGCTCGGTAAAAAAGCTCGGGGGGGTTTGGCGTAAAAAAGCGTCTTGGTTGTGGGAGTGGAAGGGCAAAAACTGCTTGGGGGCGGTGTTTTTTAAAGGAGTCGCCCACTCTTGTTCTTTAAGCAAAAAAAAGAGTCTTTTACCCACACGCACATCCTCGCACAAGCACACATCACAGCCGGCAAGGGTTTCTAACGCCCGCCAAGTGGTGTCCTTGAGGTTGCCAATAGGGGTTGCACTGAGTGTAAGCAAAATTTATTGCATTTTATATTTTTGTTTAAAGCGCTCAACACGCCCGGTGGTGTCGGCGATTTTGTCGCTACCGGTGTAAAAAGGGTGGCAAAAGCTAGAAATGTCGATGCGTAGCTCGCTCTTGGTGCTCATCACTTCAATTTCTTTACCGCTGGTTACGCAAGTAACCTTGCAGGGTACATATTCAGGGTGAATGCCTTTTTTCACTAAATCTCCTCAAAGTTTTCGCCGATTATAGCCAATCTTTGCTTAGTTTTTAGGCGTGATTTTTGCTAAAATAGGCGGGTAAATCAAAATAAAGGACTCTCATGCCTCTTATAAATATCAAACTTGCCAAAGAAGACACTCCCGTAACGGCTGAGCAAAAGAAGGCCCTCATTGAAGGGGCGACAGATTTATTGGTGAAAGTCTTAAACAAAAATAGGGCTTCAACCGTGGTCATCATTGAAGAAGTTACGCCCGATAGCTGGGGCATAGGCGGGCAAAGTGTGTGTGAAATCCGCCAAAACGCCAAGAAGTGAAGCCGAAGCCCCAAAGTGGGGCTCAATAAAATCATGCTTTCTTGGGGTTTTTCGCCTTGCTAAATTCAAAGATTGTTTTGGCTTTTTTGATTTGCTCTAGCTTGAAGGGGGTTGAAGTGCCCTCCATGTTTAGGATGATTTCTTGCCCTTCTGCCTTTTCTAGCACGCCCCTTATGCGGGTGTTGTCCGTAAGTTTGCACTCAAGCAAGTCGCCGATAGACAGGGTAAAATGTCTAGGTTTGCTAAGGGTACGCTCTAGCCCCATTGAGCTTATCTCTAGGATGTAGTCTTTTAAACTGGGCATGTGCACATCTAAAAGGGGGGAGATAAGCAAGCTTGCCTCTTGGCACACATCTAGGCTTGTGGGGCGATCTAGGGCTTTAATGCTGATACGCAAAATATCGGTTTGGTTTTCTTTTAAAAACGCCATATCGTAAAGGGTGCAATTCATGCCCTCTAGGGTCTTTTCTAAGAGTTTTTCTAGCTCTAGGGTATCCATTAATCCGCCTTGGCAATGCGTGCAAAAAGTGCGTCTAGTCTTTGCTGTTCTTCTAAACTCTCATCGATCATAAAGACAAAGTTCGGGCATTTAAACCACCCACTCACTTGCAAGACATGGCTTTTGAGTAGGGGGGTTGCTTTTTTCAAGGCTTTTAAGCACTCCGCCCTCTCTTCAGCACTCAAAAACGCCCCATCTATGTAGGCTTGGGCGTGGTATTTGCCCTTCGAGCAATGCACTTTGCTTAAGGTGAGCCCACTTAAGCGGGGATCGTCTAAGGCACTTAATGCCTCTTGTAAATACTCTAAAAGCCCCGCGTCTAGGCGTTTGGCATGTATGTTCTCCATTAAAGCACCCTTGTTTTGTGGATTTCTTTAAAGCTCTCAAAGACATCGCCCACTTTGACATCGTTGTAATGATCGAGCATGATCCCGCATTCATAGCCCTTAGACACTTCGCTCACATCGTCTTTGAAACGTTTTAAGGACACGATTTTACCCACATGCACCACCACGCCATCGCGGATCAAGCGGACTTTTATGCCCTTGTTGATCACCCCATCGACCACCATACAGCCGGCGATCGTGCCGACTTTGGGGATCACAAAGGTTTCGCGCACCTCAGCCTGCCCTGTGTCCTCTTCCTCCACAACGGGGCTCATCAGTCCGCCTATAAGGGCTTTCATATCATCAAGTAGGGCGTAAATCACGCTGTAGGTTTTGATCTCCACCCTTAGCTCTTTGGCTTTAATGCGGACATTGCCCGTAGGGCGGATATTAAAGCCCAGCACCAAAGCGTGGGGGTTGTTTGCCACTAGGCTTAAATCGTTCTCGCTGATCGAGCCCACCCCCGCACTAATGACTTGCAAGCTCACTTCCTCATTGTTTAGGGCAAGCAGGCTATGCTTGATCGCCTCTAGGCTGCCCTGTGTGTCGGCTTTAAGCACAATGGGGATATTTTGCAATTCTTTATTTGCCACCATAGAAGCCAGCTCGTCTAAATGCACCTTTGTGCTTTTGCTTAGGGCTTTTTGGCGTAAATAAGTCGCCTTCTTGTGTGCCAAACTTCTAGCGGTGTTCTCGCTATCCACCTCCACCAAGACAGAGCCTGCCATCGGCACTTCGCTAAGCCCTGTGATCACCGCCACTTGAGAAGGCCCTAGGGCTTTAATGCTCTTGCCCTGATCGTCTGTCATGGTCCGCACCTTGCCAAAGGCAATGTCCGCCACCACAGGATCGCCCACTTTGAACGTCCCATTTTGCACGATCACGGTCGCCACCGCCCCACGCCCCTTCTCCACGCTGCCCTCTAAGACCACCGCCTTAGCCGTGGCACTAGGCGAAGCTTTAAGCTCCATGATCTCGGCTTGGATCAAGATCGTTTCCAAGAGATTGTCGATGCCCTCGCCCGTTTTGGCTGAAATGGGGATGAACTCATGATCTCCACCCCAATCTCTAGGGTTAAAGCCCAGCTCGGCACACTCCGCCTTGAGCTTATCCACATTGGCGTTTTCTTTATCAATTTTATTCATCGCCACGATGATTTGTACGCCCGCCTCTTTGGCTTGTTTAAACGCCTCGATGGTTTGGGGTTTAACCCCATCGTCAGCGGCGATCACAATGATCGCAATGTCCGTAACCTGCGCCCCCCTCTTACGCATTTGACTAAAGGCTTCGTGCCCGGGGGTGTCGATAAAGGCGATCTCTTTGCCCCCTTTTTGCACCATATAAGCCCCAATGTGTTGGGTGATCCCCCCTGCCTCACTGCCCGCCACGCGTTGGTTGCGGATTTTATCGAGCAAAGAAGTCTTGCCGTGATCCACATGCCCCATAATGGTTACAACCGGGGCGCGTTCGCTCAAATCCTCTCCGCCTTCTTCAGTGGCGCTCTCCTCTACAAAGACCTGCGCGCTTTCTACCGCCACTTCTAAGCCAAATTCTGCCGCCAAAATCTCAATGGCATCCTTGTCCAAAAAGTCGTTTTTCGTCACCATCATGCCCAAATTAAAAAGGGTTTTAATCACATCGACTAAGTTAAGGTTTGCGCTCTCGGCAAATTCATAAACCCGCACTTCCTCGGCAATGGTGATGCTCCCTTGCACGCTCTTTTGGGTGCTATCGGGGCGATAAACACGCCTTTTTTTCGTGGAGCGGCGAATCCCCCCCTCGCTCATCCACGGGTTTTTACGCTGGATTTTGACACGATCGGCTAAAGGCTTGGGCGCACTCTCTTCGGGGGCTTCTTCCTCAAGGTCCTTGACATGAAAATCAAAGAGCATGACCTCATCTTGCTCGTCCTCATACAAGTCGTTAAAGCCTCTCTCTTGGGAGAAGTCTAGCTTTTGGGCGCGGCTCTTTGCCCCCGGCTTGGCGGTGCTTTTAACGGGCTTGGTGGATTTTTTGGGCTTGGGCTGTTCTTTGGGCTCACCTAGAACACTCGTACGCGCTGCTGCCCTTGCTAAAGCCGCCTCCTCTTGATCGGTGCGCTTGACAATCCTAATGCCCCTCGTGCGCCTTAAGAGCGGTTCTGTGGTGGGTGGGGGGTGGGGGCGTGGGGGCGGCTTTGGGCTCTGCCTTCTCTCTTTCTACTTTCTCTACCTTCCCTACCTTGCTCGCTTGTCTTTCTTTGTTTTCCGCCTTTTAGGGGTGGGTTTGGGAGTGGTGGCTTTGGGGGCGGCTTTGGGCTTTTCGCCGGTGCTGATGATCTCAATGCTACGCTTTTTTGCACTTGGGGCTTTTGGGGGCGGCTTTCGGGGCTGGCTCTTTGACTTGTTTGTTCTCTTGGACCTCAGCAGGCTCCTTTTTAGGCGGAGCTTTGGGGGCGGTGGCTTTAGGCGGAGCTTTGGGTGCGCGGGGGGCGTTCTTGTTAGTGATGAAGTCATAAAGCTTGCCAGCGGTTTCTGCGTCTAATTTGGAATTGGCTTTCAGGCTAAGGCCCATTTCTTTCGCCTCTTCAATCACCATTTTCACATCTGTGCGCCCCAACTCCAGGGCAAAGTCTTTTAAAGTGATGTCGCTCATTTTGTCCTAATCTCCTCTAGCCAGCTTTGCAAATATTGTTTGTCTTTGGGGGTGTTCTTGGTTTTCAGCACTTGCTTTAAAAGGTTTTTGTCATCTAAGCACGCATGGCATAGATAAAAACTACGCCCCACACCGCTAAAGGGCACAATGCGCCCCCCCTGCACGCTAAAACGCAACAACACCGCCTGCGAAAAACTTTGGCGGCAACACACGCATGTGCGCATGGCATTTTTAGAACAAAAGGCATTAACCCTCAACTTGCACTCCTTCATTGTCAAAATCTAAAACCACGACCCTAAAATTATAATACTTTTTTTGTAACCTTGCTTGCAAATTAGGCGCGTCCTCCGTATAACAAAGGTTAAAAAAAGACGACCCGCTGCCCGAGAGCGTGCTCATCAAGGCTCCGCTCTCTAAAGCGAGCTTTTGCACCCCATAGAGCACGGGATAAAGGCGCATGCGCCGATCTTGGTGCAAGCGATCTTTTGAAGCCACGCGCAACAGCTCCCATTTTTCTTGGGCAAAAACCATCGCCATGAGACTAGAGCGGGAGAGATTGTAGATCGCATCGGTGTTGCTGTAGCGTTTAGGCAGAGCTTGGCGAGCAAATTTCGTAGAGATCGAGTGCGTGGGGATCACCACAACCGCCTTTAAATAGTCGGGGATTTCTGTGCGTAGGTGGTGGGCTTTGAGCTGCCCATTGACTTTCTCCACCATCGCCACATTAAACCCCCCAAAGACGGCTGGTGTAACATTGTCGGGGTGGTTCTCATACACCAAACTTTCCTCTAAAATCGCCTCTTTGTCCAGCTGGTCGTGCAAATAATGGCTAAGAGCCCCCAAAGCCCCCACAATGATCGCCGAACTACTCCCAAGCCCCCGAGAAATGGGGATAGAATTGTAAAAAGAAAACTCAAAATTCTCGTTGATCCCCTGCTTGGCTAGGGATTCCTTAAAAATTTTGACGAAAATATTATCCACCAAAAATTTAGAAAACCCCTCGCCCTCACCTTGGATTCTAATGCTAGTAAAGGTGGCGGGGATCACGCTAAAGCGGTTTCTAAGCGACAGACTCAAGCCCAAACAATCAAAACCCGGACCTAAATTTGCGCTCGTAGCAGGTACACTGACGACCAATCCACTTCCTGATTTTCAATATACGCCTTCCATTATATCTACAATTCCTTAAACGGGGGGTAAAAAATACAGCGGTTCGTTGTCTGCGGCGAATAAAAGTGGGTCTAAAGTGGGAGGCAAGCGCATTTCTTGGCATGCAGGCGGGCTTTCAAAGGTTTTTAGTGCCACTTGATCGTCCTCACACACATAAAAAGACTTGCCAAAGGCTTTAATGGGGCTGTTTTCATTGAAAGCAAAGCCTAGGGCAGAATGCAGGGGGACGGGGTTTAGAAGCACCCACGCATGCACGAAAATGTGCGTGAGTTTCATCGCCATAAAACTGCCCGGCCCCCTTACATAGTAAAGGGCTTGGATGTTTAAGTGTCGTGCCTCAAGCCACTTGAGCAAGATTTTAAAGATTTGGATCAGGGCGGTGTTTGTGCGCTCGTTTGAGCTGAAGGCGTGCAAGAACTGCCCATCTAAAGCATAAACCCCGACTTGGGTGGGCTCTTGCAAAGAAAGGATAAGAATTTGGCAACCTTGAGGCGCGTTGCTGGGCGGTTTAATGGTAGGCGTGCACCATTTCCAAAGATTTGGCTTGTTGTGGGCTTGGGGTTAAGTTTAAGTGGACAACCTCGTAAGACTTGGTTTCGAGCACCTTTTGCACGACTTGGGCGTTGAGCTTGTGGCTACCCATGCAAGCTTGGTAAGCCCCGACCATGCTCATGCCTAAAAAGGTGAGATCGCCCATCGCATCTAAAATTTTATGGCGCACAAACTCCTCTTCATAGCGCAAACCCTCTTTATTCACAATGCCATGCTCATCCAAGACAATGCAATTATTCAAATTGCCCCCCTTGGCTAGACCAATGGAGCGTAGGTAGTTCACCTCTTGCAAAAAGCCAAAGGTCCTAGCCTTCGCGATTTGTTCCTTGTAGGCGTGTTTGGAGAAGGCAAAGTTGTAATGCTGTTTGCCAATCGCTGGGTGGGCAAAGTCAATGCTAAAATCAAAAGAGAGCAGGGGGGCGGGACTGATTTTAACAAACTTGGGACCCTCTTGCACCTTGACCTCTTTTGTGATGCGCATAAAGGGCTTGGGAGCTTCTAGTTCAGCAATGCCGGCTTCATCTAAGAGCATGCAATGGGCGATGGCAGAGCCGTCCATGATGGGGATTTCCTCATTATCTATAGAGATTTTTAAATTGTCGATCCCATAGGCACTGATGGCAGAAAGTAAGTGTTCGACCGTGGAGATCTTGGCTTGCGGGCTGGTCCGGTTGCCTAGAGTGGTCGCCATCGTGGTGTCGATCACATTCGTGGGCTCTAAAGGGATGTCCACGCCCAAATCCGATCGTCTAAAAACAATCCCACTGCCCGCTGGCATGGGTTCTAAAACCATTTTGACCGGCACGCCTTTATGTAAACCGATGCCGACTAACTCTACTTGTTGAGCAATTGTTCGTTGTTTCATGCAATGTCCTTTATGCTAATTATATCGCCATTTTTGGTAATCAGTTTTAATTTTGTATTTTCGTTGATGCGCCCTAAGTGCGCTTGGCTTAGGATTTCACCTTGAAAAACAAGGTGGGGAGAGTAGACATTTTGAAGCACCATGTACACCCCCATGCAAATGATGATCCCCTCACATCTACCATAAACATTGATGTTCTGCTCGGTGTGGATCTTTGCCCCGTGGTTGACATTGCCAAGGATCACTAAACTACAAGGGCTGTTGATCTCTTCTCCGCTGCGGATGTGCCGCTCGTAGATTTGCACTTGGGGGCTTTCTGGGGCTTTAGGGGGTTCGGGCTCTTTTTCTAGTGCCCCATACAACACGACTTGATCGTCCACCTTGCCCCGCAACTCATTAGAGCTAAAGCTATAGGCAAGCTCGTATCTTTGCAGACTTTGTTGCACTTCGGTGGGGATGGGACTTTTAAACAAGAGCAAATAATTTTTGAGTAGGGGGGCGTTCTTGTCAATGAAGTTTAAATACTCTTGACTTTCAGCCCCCTCTAGCTCAAAACAGCGGATTTGTTTTTGTCTTGCTCTTAGCATCGCCTCACTTCTCCCGGATCTTGTATTGCGCCTCTTGGATGATGTCGTTCAAGTTGTTGATGAAGCGAGTATTCATCCACTCGTTGGGGTAGACGGGCACCCCTTGGATCAAGATATTAAAATGCACATGGTCGTATTTACTCGTTTTATTTCTACCACTAAAGCCTAACACGCTGTTAGGCTCTAAAGTGTCCTCTTTTTTGGCTAAAAACTTCGACAAGCTCCCATACATCGCATACACCCCTAGACCGTGCGAGACGAGCGCACTTTTGCCATAGCTTTCAATCTCTTCTTCTAAAACTACACGCCCGACATTGCTCGCCAAGACTTTAGAGTGTCTACCAAAGAAATCCACGCCATAGTGTGTAAATTCGCCTATTGTTTCTCGGCCAAAAGTGTAGATTTTATGTGTGCCAAAAGTGGCTAAAACCCTAGGTTTATTGCCCAATGGTCTAAAGGGTTTAAAGGCGGTGTGCTCGTAAGCTGTGACTTTCTTTAAATCCTTTTGGATGGTTTGCTGGATGCCTAGACGCGCATCTAAGCGGTTTAACCCGGGCAAGTGTTTTAGACTTTCGAAGGCAGATTGTTTATTTTTATAGTCCTTGCTTAGGTCTATAGTGCGTTCACGGATGGGGATTTTCGTGTTTTTAATTAATCTTAGGGGCAAACTGGTTAGGTTATAGGCTTTATCCCTAGCAAAAATTCTCCCATCAAAGGTGCGGTGGCGCAAAGACCAAGGGAAGATCACAATGTAGTAGCCATCTTTCATGAAAGAAAATACTTTAAAGTCCTCAAACCCGTTGTTAAACCACACCCGATCGAGTGCGCCCTCTTGCACCCTAAAGATCGCTAAAGCACTCCCACCATAAGTGATGTGGCGCGACTGGGCGATGGTTTGGATTTTAGGGGGCGTG is a genomic window of Helicobacter sp. NHP19-012 containing:
- the rsmI gene encoding 16S rRNA (cytidine(1402)-2'-O)-methyltransferase, with protein sequence MLTLSATPIGNLKDTTWRALETLAGCDVCLCEDVRVGKRLFFLLKEQEWATPLKNTAPKQFLPFHSHNQDAFLRQTPPSFFTEQEVVFISDAGMPCVSDPGAKLVAFAQENGIAYEVLPGASACVGAYSASGFESAGFNFVGFLPPKTQERRACLAKLKGQGGVFVLYESPRRLLDTLGDLSVLFSHSSLFAIKEVSKLHEQRFKGSVLKVATELKALQGSKTLLGEWVLVLDCQEEVELSLSYTQISQMSLPPKIKAKLLAQLTNTAPKALYAQILEG
- the rpmE gene encoding 50S ribosomal protein L31, with translation MKKGIHPEYVPCKVTCVTSGKEIEVMSTKSELRIDISSFCHPFYTGSDKIADTTGRVERFKQKYKMQ
- a CDS encoding tautomerase family protein, whose product is MPLINIKLAKEDTPVTAEQKKALIEGATDLLVKVLNKNRASTVVIIEEVTPDSWGIGGQSVCEIRQNAKK
- the rimP gene encoding ribosome maturation factor RimP, which translates into the protein MDTLELEKLLEKTLEGMNCTLYDMAFLKENQTDILRISIKALDRPTSLDVCQEASLLISPLLDVHMPSLKDYILEISSMGLERTLSKPRHFTLSIGDLLECKLTDNTRIRGVLEKAEGQEIILNMEGTSTPFKLEQIKKAKTIFEFSKAKNPKKA
- the rbfA gene encoding 30S ribosome-binding factor RbfA; this translates as MENIHAKRLDAGLLEYLQEALSALDDPRLSGLTLSKVHCSKGKYHAQAYIDGAFLSAEERAECLKALKKATPLLKSHVLQVSGWFKCPNFVFMIDESLEEQQRLDALFARIAKAD
- a CDS encoding DUF448 domain-containing protein; this translates as MRVNAFCSKNAMRTCVCCRQSFSQAVLLRFSVQGGRIVPFSGVGRSFYLCHACLDDKNLLKQVLKTKNTPKDKQYLQSWLEEIRTK
- the thrB gene encoding homoserine kinase produces the protein MVVSVPATSANLGPGFDCLGLSLSLRNRFSVIPATFTSIRIQGEGEGFSKFLVDNIFVKIFKESLAKQGINENFEFSFYNSIPISRGLGSSSAIIVGALGALSHYLHDQLDKEAILEESLVYENHPDNVTPAVFGGFNVAMVEKVNGQLKAHHLRTEIPDYLKAVVVIPTHSISTKFARQALPKRYSNTDAIYNLSRSSLMAMVFAQEKWELLRVASKDRLHQDRRMRLYPVLYGVQKLALESGALMSTLSGSGSSFFNLCYTEDAPNLQARLQKKYYNFRVVVLDFDNEGVQVEG
- the lpxC gene encoding UDP-3-O-acyl-N-acetylglucosamine deacetylase; amino-acid sequence: MKQRTIAQQVELVGIGLHKGVPVKMVLEPMPAGSGIVFRRSDLGVDIPLEPTNVIDTTMATTLGNRTSPQAKISTVEHLLSAISAYGIDNLKISIDNEEIPIMDGSAIAHCMLLDEAGIAELEAPKPFMRITKEVKVQEGPKFVKISPAPLLSFDFSIDFAHPAIGKQHYNFAFSKHAYKEQIAKARTFGFLQEVNYLRSIGLAKGGNLNNCIVLDEHGIVNKEGLRYEEEFVRHKILDAMGDLTFLGMSMVGAYQACMGSHKLNAQVVQKVLETKSYEVVHLNLTPSPQQAKSLEMVHAYH
- a CDS encoding septum site-determining protein MinC encodes the protein MLRARQKQIRCFELEGAESQEYLNFIDKNAPLLKNYLLLFKSPIPTEVQQSLQRYELAYSFSSNELRGKVDDQVVLYGALEKEPEPPKAPESPQVQIYERHIRSGEEINSPCSLVILGNVNHGAKIHTEQNINVYGRCEGIIICMGVYMVLQNVYSPHLVFQGEILSQAHLGRINENTKLKLITKNGDIISIKDIA
- a CDS encoding M23 family metallopeptidase, coding for MLWRASVMALLVAGGYLSYNYAITKKNTANISLTMRVAAPQPSVVENPTHWNLKSNIQVNLATPAKIRSYHIKTTTSDHLVVYEKNQIVLDEPTNLSFELPKPTIQLNDQTRLHYEIKVMDWSYANFFNGNVSTKAFDLVLDTTPPKIQTIAQSRHITYGGSALAIFRVQEGALDRVWFNNGFEDFKVFSFMKDGYYIVIFPWSLRHRTFDGRIFARDKAYNLTSLPLRLIKNTKIPIRERTIDLSKDYKNKQSAFESLKHLPGLNRLDARLGIQQTIQKDLKKVTAYEHTAFKPFRPLGNKPRVLATFGTHKIYTFGRETIGEFTHYGVDFFGRHSKVLASNVGRVVLEEEIESYGKSALVSHGLGVYAMYGSLSKFLAKKEDTLEPNSVLGFSGRNKTSKYDHVHFNILIQGVPVYPNEWMNTRFINNLNDIIQEAQYKIREK